One Bradysia coprophila strain Holo2 unplaced genomic scaffold, BU_Bcop_v1 contig_476, whole genome shotgun sequence genomic region harbors:
- the LOC119082748 gene encoding mitochondrial import inner membrane translocase subunit Tim23 — MSADYLSQPLSFADAAPSTPRNTQTVSPLSPYLNYDPRYLQAAQPEFIFPEGAAKQRGRFELAFSQIGSSVMIGAAIGGTAGFYNGVRATALAQQTGKLRRTQLLNHIMKQGSSTANTLGTLAVMYSGFGVLLQWARGEDDEVNTLLAGTATGLLYKSTAGLHRCAMGGGFGLGIAALYCLYTVTSGGGKINFNKPYM; from the exons ATGAGCGCCGATTACTTGAGTCAACCTTTATCGTTTGCTGATGCTG CTCCATCAACACCACGAAATACGCAGACTGTATCCCCATTGTCACCATACCTGAATTACGATCCCAGATACTTACAGGCGGCACAACCCGAATTCATTTTCCCCGAAGGGGCTGCAAAACAACGAGGCCGCTTTGAGCTGGCCTTCTCACAAATCGGTTCATCTGTGATGATTGGTGCAGCTATTGGTGGAACTGCTG GTTTTTACAATGGTGTCCGGGCGACCGCATTAGCACAGCAAACGGGGAAACTGAGGCGAACACA GTTGTTAAATCACATTATGAAACAGGGATCGTCCACAGCGAACACACTAGGTACATTGGCGGTCATGTACTCCGGTTTCGGCGTTTTGTTACAATGGGCTCGAGGGGAAGACGATGAAGTGAACACTTTGTTAGCTGGAACTGCCACAGGACTACTGTACAAATCGACAG CTGGACTTCATCGATGTGCCATGGGCGGTGGCTTTGGATTAGGTATCGCAGCCCTGTACTGTCTGTACACAGTGACATCGGGTGGtgggaaaattaattttaataaaccgTACATGTAG
- the LOC119082749 gene encoding zinc finger protein 883-like: MPLLNMKTIIDAVLCLLNCIFVNNQFGSPHSKVIIVMASLPEINQQQHITAVKAEQCLSDKTLSVSPGVVVNDESLPQTGDSSFNLERDNDNSDDKHDDTNTRLGIEDASPNEEKEICVKVEPSGYDIYRDITDEQRDAARKNNECFICKKRFSRFSTFKRHMKRHTGVKNYKCHICHKAFAEGSYLKAHLITHSGATPYGCKICLKRFTQSSSLHSHMKIHTGEKRYKCEVCAKAFTESSTLRKHMLVHNPNPPQFQCDECSRTFNRKINLNEHMKTHYRNKGEPLDGDDLHECMVCLKVIRNASNFKKHMKIHTGEKMYSCTLCDARFNQSNSLRAHMSNHTGQKDFQCPVCQKEFSLSYNMKKHMRIHSGEKRFVCEVCERAFTDSSTLRKHRYTHTTEKNFLCDICSKAFSQQTSLQLHLRIHSGDKPHVCKVCSKSFHESSSLSKHMNLHLPEKPFQCEICSKKFSQKYSLKKHMRTHEDNRSVQCEFCPKTFMDAATLKKHQLTHLVGKEYSCDICPKKFTTQSGLKTHLTIHNGEKKYQCQDCLKKFTLAGNLKTHIAKMHSTDRPRYECENCPKYFVSQEKLDVHQQSMHCGEKKLFPCEICHKTFTLMGNLKKHMKLHDIEILETLEIKPEIQDDGAEELAANLSANIMNITQVINIIPSTLYQQLDLNNVQFLR, translated from the exons ATGCCATTATTGAATATGAAGACGATAATTGATGCAGTACTGTGCCtattaaattgtattttcgtaaACAATCAATTCGGATCAC CACATTCTAAAGTTATCATTGTAATGGCATCGCTACCGGAG ATCAACCAGCAGCAACACATCACTGCTGTTAAGGCAGAGCAATGTTTATCCGATAAGACATTGTCAGTTTCGCCTGGTGTTGTCGTAAATGATGAAAGTCTTCCTCAAACCGGAGACTCGTCGTTTAACCTTGAACGTGATAATGACAACAGTGACGATAAACATGATGACACGAACACCCGGTTGGGGATCGAAGATGCGTCACCGAACGAAGAAAAAGAG ATTTGCGTAAAGGTGGAGCCATCTGGATACGATATTTACCGAGACATAACCGATGAACAAAGAGACGCAGCTCGCAAAAACAATGAATGTTTCATTTGCAAAAAGCGATTCTCTCGGTTCTCAACGTTCAAAAGACACATGAAGCGACACACG GGTGTGAAAAACTACAAGTGCCACATTTGTCATAAAGCTTTCGCCGAAGGAAGTTATTTGAAGGCCCACTTAATCACTCACAGCGGTGCTACACCATACGGTTGTAAAATATGTCTGAAACGGTTCACACAGTCTTCGAGCTTGCACAGCCATATGAAAATTCACACAG GTGAAAAACGGTACAAATGCGAGGTGTGTGCTAAGGCCTTTACGGAATCATCAACCCTGCGGAAGCATATGCTCGTACACAATCCCAATCCTCCGCAATTCCAGTGCGATGAATGTAGTCGCACATTCAATCGTAAAATTAACTTGAACGAACACATGAAGACCCATTATCGCAACAAGGGTGAACCGCTGGACGGAGACGACCTTCACGAGTGTATGGTTTGCTTGAAAGTCATCCGCAATGCGTCGAATTTCAAGAAGCACATGAAGATTCATACAG GCGAAAAAATGTACTCCTGTACCCTGTGCGATGCTAGATTCAATCAGTCCAATAGTCTGCGAGCACACATGTCGAATCACACGGGCCAGAAGGACTTTCAATGTCCCGTTTGTCAGAAGGAATTCAGTCTGTCCTATAACATGAAGAAACACATGCGGATACACAGTGGCGAGAAAAG ATTTGTCTGTGAGGTATGCGAACGTGCCTTCACCGACTCTTCGACTCTGCGGAAGCATCGTTACACACATACAACGGAAAAGAATTTTCTGTGCGACATTTGCTCCAAGGCATTTTCCCAACAGACCAGCCTTCAATTACATCTTCGAATTCATTCAG GCGATAAACCGCACGTCTGCAAAGTGTGTTCGAAGAGTTTTCACGAAAGTTCGTCGTTGTCCAAACACATGAATCTTCATCTACCGGAGAAGCCTTTTCAATGCGAAATTTGTTCGAAGAAATTCTCGCAAAAGTACAGCCTTAAGAAGCACATGCGCACCCACGAAGATAATCG TTCCGTGCAATGCGAATTCTGTCCGAAGACATTTATGGATGCGGCCACACTGAAAAAACATCAGCTGACGCATTTGGTCGGCAAAGAGTATTCCTGCGACATTTGTCCGAAAAAGTTTACCACCCAGAGCGGTCTGAAGACGCACTTAACGATCCACAATGGTGAAAAGAAGTACCAGTGCCAGGACTGTTTGAAGAAATTCACATTAGCCGGCAACTTAAAGACTCATATCGCCAAAATGCATTCGACCGATCGACCGCGATACGAATGCgaaaattgtccgaaatatTTCGTCAGCCAGGAGAAACTGGATGTCCATCAACAGTCAATGCATTGCGgcgaaaagaaattatttccctGCGAGATTTGCCACAAAACGTTCACGCTGATGGGCAATTTGAAGAAGCACATGAAATTGCATGATATTGAAATATTGGAGACGTTGGAGATCAAGCCGGAAATACAGGACGATGGAGCTGAGGAATTGGCAGCGAATTTGTCGGCGAATATAATGAACATTACGCAAGTGATTAACATCATACCTTCGACGCTGTATCAACAATTGGATTTGAATAATGTCCAATTTTTACGATGA
- the LOC119082750 gene encoding cell division control protein 42 homolog — protein MERAVAALESDAASKVTDELVSVSTAIETLKNFLNVIQMWIADTTKKLGSIRKMQTIKCVLVGSSVGKTSLIVSYKNKDFEAAEEWPIPFEKIEKTVVIDDEPYTLHLVDTGSQEAYDCYRPFSYIDADVFLVCYSVVLPYSVDYVMEKWLPEIRHFCPNKPFLLVGTQIDLRFDKKILKLSQTPKSIEEGVKLAKRLKAVKYVECSAKFKDTVKYVFDEAVRATVKPSEKPKSTRRFKLF, from the exons ATGGAACGTGCTGTAGCTGCACTGGAATCGGATGCTGCTAGCAAAGTCACAGATGAACTAGTCTCAGTTTCAACGGCAATAGAGACATTGAAAAACTTCTTAAACGTTATTCAAATGTGGATAGCAGACACCACCAAAAAG CTTGGCTCGATTCGAAAAAtgcaaacaataaaatgtgtcTTAGTCGGAAGTTCTGTTGGTAAAACTAGTCTCATTGTTTCTTATAAAAACAAAGACTTCGAGGCGGCTGAGGAATGGCCTATTCCGttcgagaaaattgaaaaaacggttgtgattgACGATGAACCATACACTTTACATTTAGTTGATACTGGTAGCCAAGAGGCCTATGATTGCTACAGACCATTTTCATATATAGATGCGGATGTATTCTTGGTATGTTATTCTGTGGTCCTACCTTACTCAGTGGATTACGTGATGGAAAAG tgGCTGCCGGAGATACGGCATTTTTGTCCAAATAAACCGTTTTTGTTAGTCGGAACACAAATTGACCTGAGATTTGACAAGAAGATATTGAAGCTTTCACAAACGCCGAAATCAATAGAGGAAGGGGTAAAATTGGCTAAAAGATTAAAAGCAGTTAAATATGTTGAATGCTCCGCAAAGTTTAAG GACACAGTAAAATATGTATTTGACGAAGCAGTTCGTGCTACAGTTAAACCTTCTGAAAAGCCCAAATCGACTAGAAGATTTAAACTGTTTTGA